The following are encoded together in the Trichomycterus rosablanca isolate fTriRos1 chromosome 19, fTriRos1.hap1, whole genome shotgun sequence genome:
- the tuba1a gene encoding tubulin alpha-1A chain, producing MRECISIHVGQAGVQIGNACWELYCLEHGIQPDGQMPSDKTIGGGDDSFNTFFSETGAGKHVPRAVFVDLEPTVIDEVRTGTYRQLFHPEQLITGKEDAANNYARGHYTIGKEIIDLVLDRIRKLADQCTGLQGFLVFHSFGGGTGSGFTSLLMERLSVDYGKKSKLEFSIYPAPQVSTAVVEPYNAILTTHTTLEHSDCAFMVDNEAIYDICRRNLDIERPTYTNLNRLIGQIVSSITASLRFDGALNVDLTEFQTNLVPYPRIHFPLATYAPVISAEKAYHEQLSVSEITNACFEPANQMVKCDPRHGKYMACCLLYRGDVVPKDVNAAIATIKTKRTIQFVDWCPTGFKVGINYQPPTVVPGGDLAKVQRAVCMLSNTTAIAEAWARLDHKFDLMYAKRAFVHWYVGEGMEEGEFSEAREDMAALEKDYEEVGVDSVEGEGEEEGEEY from the exons ATG CGTGAGTGCATCTCTATCCACGTGGGTCAGGCTGGAGTCCAGATCGGCAATGCCTGCTGGGAGCTTTACTGTCTCGAACACGGCATTCAGCCTGACGGACAGATGCCCAGTGACAAAACCATTGGAGGTGGAGACGATTCCTTTAACACCTTCTTCAGTGAGACTGGAGCTGGAAAGCACGTCCCCAGAGCTGTGTTTGTGGATCTGGAGCCCACGGTCATAG ATGAGGTCCGCACCGGAACTTACAGGCAGCTGTTCCACCCTGAGCAGCTGATCACAGGAAAGGAGGATGCTGCCAACAACTATGCACGTGGTCACTACACCATCGGCAAGGAAATTATTGATCTGGTGTTGGACAGGATACGTAAACTG GCTGACCAGTGCACAGGTCTCCAGGGTTTCCTGGTCTTCCACAGCTTCGGTGGTGGTACTGGTTCTGGTTTTACCTCCCTGCTGATGGAACGTCTGTCTGTCGACTATGGCAAAAAGTCCAAGCTGGAGTTCTCCATCTATCCAGCGCCCCAGGTGTCCACAGCTGTGGTGGAACCCTACAACGCCATCCTGACCACCCACACCACCCTAGAGCACTCAGACTGTGCTTTCATGGTGGACAATGAAGCCATTTATGATATTTGCCGCAGAAATCTTGATATTGAGCGTCCTACATACACCAACTTAAATAGGCTGATTGGTCAGATTGTTTCCTCCATTACTGCCTCCCTGCGTTTTGATGGTGCCCTTAATGTGGATCTGACAGAGTTCCAGACCAACTTGGTGCCTTACCCTCGTATCCATTTCCCATTGGCCACCTACGCTCCAGTGATCTCTGCAGAGAAAGCTTACCATGAGCAGCTCTCTGTTTCTGAAATCACTAACGCCTGCTTTGAGCCGGCTAATCAGATGGTGAAATGTGATCCACGTCACGGCAAGTACATGGCCTGCTGCCTGTTGTACCGTGGTGATGTGGTGCCCAAAGATGTAAATGCTGCTATTGCCACCATCAAGACCAAGCGCACCATCCAGTTTGTGGACTGGTGTCCAACTGGTTTCAAGGTGGGCATCAACTACCAGCCTCCCACTGTGGTTCCAGGTGGAGACCTGGCCAAGGTGCAGAGGGCTGTGTGCATGCTGAGCAACACCACAGCCATTGCTGAAGCCTGGGCTCGTCTTGATCACAAGTTTGATCTGATGTACGCCAAGCGCGCCTTTGTGCATTGGTATGTTGGTGAGGGCATGGAGGAGGGTGAGTTCTCAGAGGCCAGAGAGGACATGGCTGCTCTGGAGAAGGATTATGAGGAGGTGGGAGTCGACTCTGTTGAGGGTGAGGGAGAGGAAGAGGGtgaagagtactaa
- the LOC134333356 gene encoding tubulin alpha chain-like: protein MRECISVHVGQAGVQIGNACWELYCLEHGIQPNGQMPSDKTIGGGDDSFNTFFSETGAGKHVPRAVFVDLEPTVIDEVRSGTYRQLFHPEQLITGKEDAANNYARGHYTIGKELIDLVLDRIRKLADQCTGLQGFLVFHSFGGGTGSGFTSLLMERLSVDYGKKSKLEFSIYPAPQVSTAVVEPYNAILTTHTTLEHSDCAFMVDNEAIYDICRRNLDIERPSYTNLNRLISQIVSSITASLRFDGALNVDLTEFQTNLVPYPRIHFPLATYAPVISAEKAYHEQLSVSEITNACFEPANQMVKCDPRHGKYMACCLLYRGDVVPKDVNAAIATIKTKRSIQFVDWCPTGFKVGINYQPPTVVPGGDLAKVQRAVCMLSNTTAIAEAWARLDHKFDLMYAKRAFVHWYVGEGMEEGEFSEAREDMAALEKDYEEVGADTVEGEEEGEEY, encoded by the exons ATG CGTGAGTGCATCTCTGTCCACGTGGGTCAGGCTGGAGTCCAGATCGGCAACGCCTGCTGGGAGCTCTACTGTCTTGAACATGGTATCCAGCCAAATGGACAGATGCCCAGTGATAAGACCATCGGAGGTGGAGACGATTCCTTCAACACCTTCTTCAGTGAGACTGGGGCTGGAAAGCACGTCCCCAGAGCTGTGTTTGTGGATCTGGAGCCCACGGTCATAG ATGAGGTCCGTTCTGGAACTTACCGGCAGCTTTTCCACCCTGAGCAGCTGATCACAGGAAAGGAGGATGCTGCCAACAACTATGCTCGTGGTCACTACACTATTGGCAAGGAGTTGATTGACCTGGTGCTGGACAGAATCCGCAAACTG GCTGACCAGTGCACAGGTCTCCAGGGTTTCCTGGTCTTCCACAGCTTCGGTGGTGGTACTGGTTCTGGTTTCACCTCCCTGCTAATGGAACGTCTGTCTGTCGACTATGGCAAAAAGTCCAAGCTGGAGTTCTCCATCTATCCAGCTCCCCAGGTGTCCACAGCTGTGGTGGAACCCTACAACGCCATCCTGACCACCCACACCACCCTAGAGCACTCAGACTGTGCTTTCATGGTGGATAATGAAGCCATTTATGACATCTGTCGTAGAAACCTTGATATTGAGCGCCCTTCTTACACCAACTTAAATAGGCTGATTAGTCAGATTGTTTCCTCCATTACTGCCTCCCTGCGTTTTGATGGTGCCCTTAATGTGGATCTGACAGAGTTTCAGACCAACTTGGTGCCCTACCCTCGTATCCATTTCCCACTGGCCACCTACGCTCCAGTGATCTCTGCAGAGAAAGCTTACCATGAGCAGCTCTCTGTTTCTGAAATCACTAACGCCTGCTTTGAGCCGGCTAATCAGATGGTGAAATGTGATCCACGTCACGGCAAGTACATGGCCTGCTGCCTGTTGTACCGTGGTGATGTGGTGCCCAAAGATGTAAATGCTGCTATTGCCACCATCAAGACCAAGCGCTCCATCCAGTTTGTGGACTGGTGTCCAACTGGTTTCAAGGTGGGCATCAACTACCAGCCTCCCACTGTGGTTCCAGGTGGAGACCTGGCCAAGGTGCAGAGGGCTGTGTGCATGCTGAGCAACACCACAGCCATTGCTGAGGCCTGGGCTCGTCTTGATCACAAGTTTGATCTGATGTACGCCAAGCGTGCCTTTGTGCATTGGTATGTTGGTGAGGGCATGGAGGAGGGTGAGTTCTCAGAGGCCAGAGAGGACATGGCTGCTCTGGAGAAGGATTATGAGGAGGTTGGAGCTGACACTGTGGAGGGGGAAGAGGAGGGAGAGGAGTATTAG